The following DNA comes from Mycolicibacterium lutetiense.
CCACGAGGCATCGACCGGTTACAAGACCCGCCACTTCGACCGCATCGTCGACGAAGTGCAGGGGTTCTTCGAGGTGCACCGCGCCCTGGGTACCCACCCCGGTGGCATCCATGTCGAGATCACCGGTGAGAACGTCACCGAATGTCTCGGTGGGGCGCAGGACATCTCGGATTCGGATCTGGCCGGCCGCTACGAGACCGCGTGCGATCCGCGGCTCAACACCCAGCAGAGCCTGGAGTTGGCGTTCCTCGTCGCGGAGATGCTGCGCAGCTAGAGCGATTCCGGGCGGGCCGGTCGGCTAGAGCAGTGCGCCGATGTTGCTGCCCAGCGTCCACGCTGCGGTGGCGACCAGGCCCGTCAGGGTGAGTACCGCGATCACCCAGAACACCAGCACCCGTTTGGCGCGTTGGCGCGCCCAGTGGAACTCGCCGAGCTCGATACCGGCGAATTCCCCTGCCCCGAGCGAGTATTCGGCCGCTTCCGGATCGGCCGGGATCGGCGCCCAGTCGTGCTGGTCGCGGGTGATCTCCCGGGTGGGATGGCGCGGTGCGGGAGCAACCGGCGGGGCGGGAGGCGCGGCCGTCACGACGGTCGTGGTCTCCGCGCGGCGATCGTCGGGGGCCCCGAGGTCATGCACGCGGGTGGCGGCCAGGTGCTGTGCCGACTGCTGTGGTGCGGGTACCCGGAATGCCGGAAGGCCGAGGTTGTCGACGATCTCGGCCAGCTCGGCCCGCATCGCGTCGGCGTCGACGAAGCGCTGTCCCGGATCGCGTGCGGTGGCCCGGCGCACGAACTGGTCGAATTGCGTTGGTACCCCGGCGATTACCCCGCTCGGTGCGGGTACATCGTTATCCATGCGCTGATAGGCCACGGTGAGCGCTGAGTCCCCGGTGAACGGCGTGACGCCCGTGAGCAGTTCGTAGGTGAGGATGCCGACGGCGTACACGTCGCTGCGCGGGTCGGCGTCGCCGGTGCTCACCTGCTCGGGGGACAGATATGCCGCGGTTCCCAGGATCACGCTGGTCGAGGTTATCTTCGCCTCGGCGACGGCGCGCACCAGACCGAAGTCGGCGATCTTGACCTCGCCGTCGTCGGAGATCAGGACGTTTTCGGGCTTGATGTCGCGGTGCACGAGGCCGGCGCGGTGTGCCACCGCGAGCCCGCCGAGCAGCGGAGCCAGCACCGCGGCAACCGCGTGCGGGGGCATCGGGCCGCGTTCGGCCAGCAGTTCGCGGAGCGTGCCGCCCTCGACCAACTCCATGACGAGAAACGGGTGTTGATGGTCGAGTCCCTGGTCATAGACGGCAACCAGTCCCGGATCCTTCAACCGGGCCACCGCCTTGGCCTCGCGCCCGAACCTGGTCAGGAAGTGGCTGTCGCCGCTGTAGCGGGAGTCCATCACCTTGAGCGCCACGGGGCGGTCCAGGCGGACGTCGAGGCCGCGGTAGACCGTGGACATGCCGCCGGTTGCGATGGCGGTGTCCACGCGATAGCGCCCGTCGAGCATGGTGCCGACGAGTGGATCCGATTGCTGCTCCACGGGACACATGTTACGAGTTGCGGCCGTGGTCCTAGAATCAGTGTGGTGAGCAGCATTCCGGTCGCCGATGACGTCTTGGACCCCGATGAGCCCGTCTACGACCTACCGACGGTGTCGCGTTTGCTCGGCATCCCGGTCACCAAGGTCCATCAACAGTTGCGCGACGGGCAATTGCTCGCCGTGCGCCGCAATCGCGTCATGGTGGTGCCGGAGATCTTCTTCGACGAGAACGGTCAGGTGGTCAAGCACCTGCCCGGCCTGCTGGTCGTGCTGCGCGACGGCGGGTACCGCGACACCGAGATCGTGCGCTGGTTGTTCACCCCGGACGAGTCGCTGACGATCACGGCAGACGGCCGCACCGACCGGGTGCCGAATGCCCGCCCGGTCGACGCCCTGCATTCCCACCAGGCACGTGAGGTATTGCGCCGCGCGCAGGCGCTAGGTTACTGACGGCTGGTTCTCGGCCGCCGGCTCAGGCTCAGGCCGCTCGGGTGCGCGGTACAGCGAGTACCACGCCACTGCCGCACATGCCGTGGTCAGCAGGACGTGCGCCCATGAGTACATGCCGTGTGCCCCATCGGGTTTCCACATCACCATGATCCAGGTGGACACTCCGGCCACCACCGCGATGGCGGGCCGGGTCTGGATCAGGGCGGCCGCCACCGCCAACGGCCACGTGTAATACCAGGGCAGTGCGGCGGGAACGAACAACACGACCACCGCCATGGCCAGGGCGGTGCCGATGAGGGCTTCGCGGTCGGTGTGCCGGTAGCGCCACCACAACAGCGGCAGGGTGATCAGAATGATGAGGATGCCGATGATGCGGGTGACCTCGAGCACGGCGTAGAAGTTCACCGGGAAGATCAGGCCACCGATGCCGTTGATCAGGTTGGCGGCGGCCGTGGGGACGGTCAGCCAGTTGATGATCTTCACGTTGCCGGCCGCGAGGGCGGACAGCCAGCCCAGGCCGACGCCGGCCAGCCATGACGTCACCGCGAACACCGCGGCGAGGATCGCCATGGAAGCGGCGGTCGCCAGGACGAATGCCCGCACCGGTGGGTGGCCGTGGCGGTCGCGCAACTGGCGCGTCCATACCCAGACGACGAACGGAAGTGCAAGGCCCGCGGTCGCTTTGACTGCGACGGCCATGGCGATCAGGCCGACACCCCAGACGGGGCGTTGCCGGAATGTCAGTGCGATGCCGGCCATCATCAGCCCGACCATCAGCATCTCGTTGTGTACGCCACCCATCAGGTGGATGATCACCAGCGGGTTGAGCACGCAGACCCACAGCGCAGTGGCCGGACTCGCGCCGATGTGGCGGGCGACGCGCTGCGTCGCCCAGATCAGCAACGCCAGGCCGGGCAGCATGCACAGCCGCAGCAGCATGGTGCCCGCCACGATGTTGTCGCCCACCAGCATCGTGACGAACTTCGCGACCAGGATGAAGGCCGGTCCGTACGGCGCGGTGGTCGTCGTCCAGATCGGGCTCACGTTGTCCAGCAGCAGGTTCGGATTCTCCACCGGCCCCACCACGTAGGGGTCGAACCCGTCGCGCAGCAGCGCCCCCTGGGCGAGGTACGAGTAGGTGTCCCGGCTGAACAGCGGAACGCTCAGCAGCAGGGGTGCGAGCCAGAAACCTGTCGTGGCCACCATGGTGTATTCGGTGGCGGTGCGGTCGATCACGCGCCGGCCCAGCCACAGCCAGGCGATCAGCATCACCGCGATGCCGACCCACAGCAGGATCGAGGACAGCACCAGGCCGTGCCCGAATCGCAGCCAGGACAGGTGCAGGGACTCCAGGAGCGGGTCGTGCAATCGGGTGCTGCCCGCACCGAGTCCGCCGATGGTCAGCAGGGTGGCGCCCAGGAAACCCAGCCGGGCCGGGCGGGCATCGGCGGACACCGCGAATGCGGCCAGGCGTGAGAGGTGTTGCGCGACCCCGGTGCTCGAGGTCTCGGTCGGTGTGTGTGTCATGACGTGCTGGCCGTGCTCCTATGCCGACCGGTTCGCCGCGAACCGGGCGATCTCCGCCAGACCGGTCTTTGCCTGGGCGTGAATGGGGGCAGCCGCCAGTGTGTCCAGGGCGCGGTTGGTCAGCAGCTCGATGTGCGCCTCGACCGCGGCCAGGGCGCCCACCGACTCGATGGCCTGGCACAGGTCGCCGACCTGGGCGTCGGACAGCTCGGTGCCCACCGAGGTGCGAAGCAGCGCTGCGGCTGCGGGGTCGGATTTGTCGGCGAGCTCGAGTGCCTCGGCCAGCAGCACCGTGCGCTTGCCGGATCGCAGGTCGTCCCCGGAG
Coding sequences within:
- a CDS encoding protein kinase domain-containing protein, which produces MCPVEQQSDPLVGTMLDGRYRVDTAIATGGMSTVYRGLDVRLDRPVALKVMDSRYSGDSHFLTRFGREAKAVARLKDPGLVAVYDQGLDHQHPFLVMELVEGGTLRELLAERGPMPPHAVAAVLAPLLGGLAVAHRAGLVHRDIKPENVLISDDGEVKIADFGLVRAVAEAKITSTSVILGTAAYLSPEQVSTGDADPRSDVYAVGILTYELLTGVTPFTGDSALTVAYQRMDNDVPAPSGVIAGVPTQFDQFVRRATARDPGQRFVDADAMRAELAEIVDNLGLPAFRVPAPQQSAQHLAATRVHDLGAPDDRRAETTTVVTAAPPAPPVAPAPRHPTREITRDQHDWAPIPADPEAAEYSLGAGEFAGIELGEFHWARQRAKRVLVFWVIAVLTLTGLVATAAWTLGSNIGALL
- a CDS encoding Rv2175c family DNA-binding protein is translated as MSSIPVADDVLDPDEPVYDLPTVSRLLGIPVTKVHQQLRDGQLLAVRRNRVMVVPEIFFDENGQVVKHLPGLLVVLRDGGYRDTEIVRWLFTPDESLTITADGRTDRVPNARPVDALHSHQAREVLRRAQALGY
- a CDS encoding alpha-(1->6)-mannopyranosyltransferase A translates to MTHTPTETSSTGVAQHLSRLAAFAVSADARPARLGFLGATLLTIGGLGAGSTRLHDPLLESLHLSWLRFGHGLVLSSILLWVGIAVMLIAWLWLGRRVIDRTATEYTMVATTGFWLAPLLLSVPLFSRDTYSYLAQGALLRDGFDPYVVGPVENPNLLLDNVSPIWTTTTAPYGPAFILVAKFVTMLVGDNIVAGTMLLRLCMLPGLALLIWATQRVARHIGASPATALWVCVLNPLVIIHLMGGVHNEMLMVGLMMAGIALTFRQRPVWGVGLIAMAVAVKATAGLALPFVVWVWTRQLRDRHGHPPVRAFVLATAASMAILAAVFAVTSWLAGVGLGWLSALAAGNVKIINWLTVPTAAANLINGIGGLIFPVNFYAVLEVTRIIGILIILITLPLLWWRYRHTDREALIGTALAMAVVVLFVPAALPWYYTWPLAVAAALIQTRPAIAVVAGVSTWIMVMWKPDGAHGMYSWAHVLLTTACAAVAWYSLYRAPERPEPEPAAENQPSVT